One Leishmania infantum JPCM5 genome chromosome 26 genomic window carries:
- a CDS encoding putative SUMO1/Ulp2, which produces MNSQPSTRRHRSAEGVPPNSSSLLAFATTADAAVEPRPAPQSTNGDALQSLTPSMSSSASSATADTQAHDPAAQPGPVSSRPDAVGGPVRSPTIRPPPNMVLCGHPHHRHSHLIPRSSASMAAPAQTAAGRLQGLAAASSASAQTSDMATRHSSTPPPYALVMDSLVRRYRAEEDRLRQWRQGGGRVCASATFRQGEVQSRRQPRGAVEGEVLTHAGLRGSTGCVLSGHTNSATDSGLRGVLTSAAQRTAFVRAAQAWWRSRRELQRMSSKASKRVYPAPLSASSSAVAGAETQHPSYTTAAAVPSAPAAPPVALPASSLSWLDTAGRSILGRLSHSLSLSSDRGKSVRLELLRPADAAQPRGARRDYQDDTVDGSVMEGQQAPGAEMAEMTAEAVSAAVTTPALSPSLMGSEALLAHPRESARQQAGSGGRGGAFHRRQVDREEGDLDTSTASSTCSSRGSRVGGAGRDALQSTEAAGDSSHRQEAGCTGRHEHSGSCTFSRIGGLHRHLLGGAATASSDAPEDSLRSASRLLAQSRVRFARWLRRRKRLEAAKRSLCGVGAWPKPTTAADAEHFDASSCAQHSAAAPPPFSPASELYRCAADAAQSPWESALPPTWADRSGGDNMLRDGEVTEGATAATKRTTRAHVLEQLRAAIAAGMAACSAEQGGLVTRQTTSEVQSSGGEPPVLSLAAQRTREHADDLARLTESLAMLAQSDGRAPEGSGSAIRAHRANSLEDVKRASPMILDQKRNVTAVPSYPSAGKATNVALPAWSPSCAHASSIISAGQHRRSYHGNARDVRGAEPRTRDGRSCVHEVEAETAVDAFRSLLTDTTHTPHDVAVRAVYEAIMSEVCVPLVQRDVQHAMNVSSSAADRALTQWIERHLMLELTQPRATKVQATALNDGSAASSAATLQPLVCTGVMRHIRSSVPVSLEHLRLDDADRQVLESVYARGASNAIAVKFDTGGYEISYRQLASLGPRSWLNDQVINNYLQLLCVEAEGAATASLPAARCRHRIASLGTHFYPKVESELSQSVGGFCSPPPRLPQLDSSSAVFRWLRHRKHLLEPYNPSDPRSVRAVLVPVNIEAQHWALAVLYCADNRWVMYDSMSRSDRARQRGAFILAHLSHAWRECKRHFGLVNTKGTPAASATVVAQDSPSSVAPQPSLWASACVVAVPYVPFTDTLLTEGSSTAVSPLDSLQPYDSLDELHRAAKRIRHQEELFVEQTAQKALQGMSGAGGAGSGVGAPLAVRAAPTPPPAPLSLTAATALPAEQLSDTEVEWFTGGFDHIPQQANGNDCGVFVCQAAWCVAQGVAVSFTQSDVTRLREVILLELLSKRLLRRYPTANTSSSSGV; this is translated from the coding sequence ATGAACTCGCAGCCGTCGACTCGCCGCCATCGTTCCGCGGAGGGGGTGCCCCCCAACTCTTCTTCGTTGCTTGCCTTCGCGACAAccgctgatgctgccgtGGAACCTCGCCCCGCACCCCAGAGCACGAACGGTGATGCGCTTCAGTCGCTCACACCATCCATgagctcctcggcgtcgtcggcgacggcggacACACAAGCGCATGATCCGGCGGCACAACCTGGGCCGGTGTCGTCGAGGCCCGACGCGGTCGGGGGGCCCGTGCGCAGCCCAACAATCCGGCCACCGCCCAACATGGTCCTCTGTGGGCATCCGCACCATCGACACTCTCATCTGATCCCTCGATCGAGTGCGAGCAtggcagcgcctgctcaAACTGCTGCTGGCCGGCTGCAGGGGTTGGCAGCGGCATCCTCGGCATCTGCTCAAACATCTGACATGGCGACAAGACactcgtcgacgccgccaccttATGCCCTCGTGATGGActcgctggtgcgccgctACCGCGCCGAAGAGGACCGCCTTAGGCAGTGGCGGCAAGGTGGTGGACGcgtctgcgcctctgccacaTTCCGGCAAGGTGAGGTGCAGTCGCGGCGACAACCGAGAGGTGCTGTAGAAGGAGAGGTGCTCACTCACGCAGGCTTGCGCGGAAGTACCGGGTGTGTCCTGAGCGGTCACACAAATAGTGCTACAGATAGTGGTCTTCGAGGGGTGCTGACAAGCGCTGCCCAACGCACTGCCTTCGTACGGGCTGCGCAGGCCTGGTGGCGGAGCAGAAGAGAGCTGCAACGAATGTCAAGCAAGGCGAGCAAGCGAGTTTATCCAGCGCCGCTATCGGCTTCCTCATCTGCGGTTGCAGGCGCAGAGACGCAGCACCCCAGCTACACGACGGCCGCGGCAGTGCCgtcagcgcctgctgcccCTCCTGTTGCTCTGCCTGCGTCGTCACTGTCGTGGTTGGATACAGCTGGCCGCAGCATACTTGGTCGCCTCTCTCACTCGCTGTCCCTGTCCAGTGACCGGGGAAAGTCGGTTAGGTTGGAGCTCCTGCGGCCGGCTGACGCTGCGCAACCACGTGGTGCGCGCAGAGACTACCAAGACGACACAGTCGACGGCAGCGTGATGGAGGGCCAGCAGGCACCAGGAGCAGAGATGGCCGAGATGACGGCAGAGGCAGTGTCAGCGGCTGTGACCACGCCTGCCTTGTCGCCGTCTCTTATGGGGAGCGAAGCTCTCCTGGCGCATCCTCGCGAGAGTGCACGTCAGCAAGCCGGCTCGGGGGGCAGGGGCGGAGCCTTCCATCGTCGGCAAGTCGACCGTGAGGAGGGAGATTTGGACACCTCCACAGCTTCGTCGACGTGCTCGAGTAGGGGTAGCCGCGTGGGTGGTGCAGGCAGAGACGCTCTTCAGAGCACTGAAGCTGCGGGCGACTCGAGTCACAGACAAGAGGCGGGGTGCACGGGTCGGCACGAGCATAGTGGCAGCTGCACGTTCTCGCGGATTGGCGGCCTCCACAGGCACCTCTTGGGCGGTGCCGCGACTGCATCATCAGACGCCCCGGAGGACTCCTTGCGAAGCGCGTCTCGACTGCTTGCGCAgtcgcgtgtgcgcttcgcgcggtggctgcgccggcggaAGCGACTTGAGGCAGCAAAGCGGTCACTGTGCGGCGTGGGTGCGTGGCCGaagccgacgacggcggccgaTGCGGAGCACTTCGATGCGTCCTCGTGTGCGCAACACTCGgccgccgctccaccgccgtTCTCGCCTGCGTCTGAGTTGTatcggtgcgctgctgacgccgcACAGTCGCCGTGGGAATCGGCGTTGCCACCGACGTGGGCAGACAGGAGTGGCGGTGACAACATGCTCAGGGATGGAGAGGTGACTGAGGGTGCTACGGCTGCTACTAAGCGAACAactcgcgcgcacgtgctggagcagctgagAGCCGCGATTGCGGCAGGGAtggcggcgtgcagcgcagaGCAGGGAGGGCTGGTGACGCGGCAGACGACATCGGAGGTGCAGTCGTCGGGTGGTGAACCGCCGGTGCTCTCTCTGGCTGCTCAGCGAACGCGTGAGCACGCCGACGATCTAGCGCGCCTCACTGAGAGTCTGGCGATGCTCGCGCAATCCGACGGAAGAGCTCCCGAAGGCTCTGGCAGTGCCATCCGTGCCCACAGGGCCAACAGCCTCGAGGACGTGAAGCGCGCATCTCCGATGATTCTGGACCAGAAGCGGAACGTGACAGCTGTACCGTCGTACCCTTCAGCAGGCAAGGCAACGAACGTTGCACTACCCGCGTGGTCGCCATCTTGTGCGCATGCCTCGTCGATCATCTCCGCCggacagcaccgccgatCGTACCACGGCAATGCACGGGATGTCCGTGGTGCAgagccgcgcacgcgtgacGGGAGGAGCTGTGTGCACGAGGTAGAGGCAGAGACCGCAGTAGATGCGTTTCGAAGTCTGCTGACGgacaccacacacaccccGCACGATGTCGCAGTGCGAGCGGTGTATGAGGCCATCATGAGTGAAGTGTGCGTCCCCCTTGTGCAGCGTGATGTGCAGCACGCCATGaacgtgagcagcagcgcggcagatCGTGCGCTGACGCAGTGGATCGAGCGGCATCTTATGCTGGAActgacgcagccgcgcgcaaCGAAGGTGCAGGCGACAGCGTTGAATGACGGCTCTgccgcgtcctcggcggcaacgctgcagccgcttgTCTGCACTGGTGTTATGCGGCACATCCGCAGTAGTGTGCCGGTGTCGCTCGAGCACCTGCGTCTGGACGACGCTGATCGCCAAGTACTCGAATCCGTCTACGCGCGCGGTGCGAGCAACGCCATTGCAGTGAAGTTCGACACTGGGGGCTACGAGATCAGCTACAGGCAGCTCGCCTCCTTGGGCCCCCGGTCGTGGCTGAACGACCAGGTCATCAACAATTacttgcagctgctgtgcgtggAAGCGGAAGGCGCGGCCACCGCATCTTTGCCCGCGGCCCGTTGCCGCCACCGTATTGCGTCGCTGGGCACGCACTTCTACCCGAAGGTGGAATCCGAACTGAGCCAGAGCGTGGGCGGTTTTTGCAGCCCTCCACCacgcctgccgcagctcgaCTCTAGCAGCGCCGTTTTCCGCTGGCTCCGCCATCGCAAGCATTTACTAGAGCCGTACAACCCCTCCGATCCGCGtagcgtgcgtgcggtgcTAGTGCCCGTGAACATCGAGGCGCAGCACTGGGCTTTGGCGGTCCTTTATTGCGCGGACAACCGGTGGGTCATGTACGACTCTATGAGCCGATCGGACAGggcgcgccagcgcggtGCTTTTATACTGGCACATCTCTCGCACGCGTGGCGAGAGTGCAAGCGACACTTTGGCCTCGTAAACACCAAAGGCACGCCCGCTGCTTCGGCAACCGTTGTTGCACAAGACTCACCGTCCTCTGTAGCACCACAACCGTCACTGTGGGCGTcggcgtgcgtggtggcCGTGCCGTACGTGCCCTTCACCGACACGCTGTTGACGGAGGGGAGCTCTACTGCCGTATCACCTCTCGATTCCTTGCAGCCTTATGACTCATTGGACGAGCTGCACCGCGCAGCGAAGCGGATACGACATCAAGAGGAGCTGTTTGTGGAACAAACAGCACAGAAGGCGCTACAGGGAATGAGCGGTGCTGGGGGAGCTGGCAGCGGTGTTGGCGCACCGCTCGCAGTGCGAgctgcgccaacgccgccaccggcacctCTCTCGTTGACCGCTGCGACGGCTCTTCCTGCCGAGCAGCTGAGCGACACGGAGGTGGAGTGGTTCACAGGTGGGTTCGACCACATCCCGCAGCAGGCGAACGGCAACGACTGCGGCGTCTTTGTATGCCAGGCGGCCTGGTGCGTTGCCCAGGGTGTGGCGGTGAGTTTTACCCAGTCTGACGTCACCCGGCTGCGCGAAGTCAttctgctggagctgctcagCAAGCGACTTCTACGACGCTATCCAACAGCGAACACGTCGTCGTCCAGCGGCGTCTGA